The Acidobacteriota bacterium genome segment AGTAGGAAAGGGCACAGGAACTCGTGATTTTTTCGATAGCACATAACTTACCGCAGCGCCGCGCGAATCGGCACTAGGCTCGGGACGAAGGCTTTGCTGTGGCGACAGCCGAATAGGCGGTCATGTTTCATCGAGCAGGCGTTTGACACAAACGCTTCTAAAATCGGATTAGCTTCACTGCTTGGCGTGACATCTCTGGGATTCTGGCGTTTGCTTTAAGGAATTCGGCGCCCACAGACCGCCGTTAGGACAATGAACCAATCCATCGAAGAAAGAATCGACCGGCTGCAGGCCGGAGGGATCATCGATATGCATTTCGATTTACCGATGGATCTTTACGAGAAGCGCGAGCGCCGAGATGTTCTTGGAACAGAATTTTTGCCCGAATTCGAAGCCGGGAATGTTGCCGTTGTCGGCGCGGCGATTTATATCGAGGACCGCTATTTGCCCCAGAACGGGTTGAGCGTCGCGCTCGATCAAGTTGCACGCCTCTATGCAGAAACAGCAGGTTCGGGCCGCTTCGCGATTTGCAAAAATTATCTCGAAATTCAGGCGGCGGCAGAAACGGGCAAGATCGCGTTTCTCATCACGATGGAGGGCGTCGAGCCGTTGCGTACCGATTTAAATCAATTGCGCGTTTTTTACGAACTCGGTGTGCGCTCAATCGGACTTACACACGCGCGAACCAATGCGGCGGGGCACGGCGGAGTTTTCGCGGCGAGCGGCTCGCCGGCTGAGGGTTTGACACTGTTTGGTCGCGAGGTCGTACGTGAATGCGAAGCCCTCGGCGTGATTATTGACCTTGCACACATTAACCCGGGTGGGTTTGAAGAAATCCTCTCGATCACAACCAAGCCGTCCATCGTGTCACACACGAACGTTCGCCGATACTACGACATCGAGCGCAACATTAGCGATGAACAGATCAGGATGCTCGGTGCACAGCGCGGAGTAATCGGTATCAACTCCATCCTCGTGAGCCCGCGAAAAGAAGAAAGCACGCTCGACCACTACGTCGATCATATCGAGCACGTCGCGAATTTGATCGGGATCGACAGCGTCGGGATCGGATTCGATTTTTTTGAGTTCATTTATCGCCAGTGGCCGGAGTCGAGGCAAAAGGAGCTCGCCGCAAAATTTATAACCCCGCACTTCATTCCTGACCTAACGAACCACTTGCATGCCCGCAATTTCACCCGCAGATTGATCGAACGCGGATTCAGCGACGCTGACATCGAAAAGATTCTGCGAGGAAATTGGCTGCGGATTTTTAAAGAGCTGCTTTAGCCAGCACCTCATCGAGCTGGAACAGAGATGTTGTAAGTGATCAACGCACAAATGATCGCCATTCCAATCATCGCAATGATAAATATTGCGTCGGCGACCTTTTCCAGCCGATGCATTCGATGCACCGACCGTGAACGCAGGGCCCAGTAAGAAAGCAGACAGGAAATCAGAAAGAGCAGCGC includes the following:
- a CDS encoding membrane dipeptidase, which codes for MNQSIEERIDRLQAGGIIDMHFDLPMDLYEKRERRDVLGTEFLPEFEAGNVAVVGAAIYIEDRYLPQNGLSVALDQVARLYAETAGSGRFAICKNYLEIQAAAETGKIAFLITMEGVEPLRTDLNQLRVFYELGVRSIGLTHARTNAAGHGGVFAASGSPAEGLTLFGREVVRECEALGVIIDLAHINPGGFEEILSITTKPSIVSHTNVRRYYDIERNISDEQIRMLGAQRGVIGINSILVSPRKEESTLDHYVDHIEHVANLIGIDSVGIGFDFFEFIYRQWPESRQKELAAKFITPHFIPDLTNHLHARNFTRRLIERGFSDADIEKILRGNWLRIFKELL